In Synechococcus sp. KORDI-52, one genomic interval encodes:
- a CDS encoding HlyD family type I secretion periplasmic adaptor subunit, producing the protein MTSSSDSASTDQTPNQDSALATTGSNGTPGSWLTKLPGFEQSDLNALVGRQRLSQALDLEQKPDNRYLRLSLYLLGGAAILFVPLAALTPITQVVEASGEVVPQGSVNVVQHLEGGIVAKVNVLDGEEVKKGQVLLELNPQLVGSAYDASEQELENLIIQQKQLQAAIEGKKELEIADASGTNERVENSQQELLTSRMDNTADQIAASEASVQEKKAEVNGLNEQIKLQREEVAMWTELLFSGASSRLQLVTAEGKLAEMVGARNEARKALLQAQANLRGLKSGLTFENNSKIAELVGEEAVISENIKQIRDRLERTKIVSPVDGVISDLRYKAPGAVVAPGAVVLQVVPNQGKKIVELRVPSKDIGFVSTGQDVDVNLLPFDSSTYGTVPGKVSAIAGTTVQDPTTGGYYYATRVKLEEQNIKVGNKKLPIQAGMPLVGDIKGEKRSLLQYIIQPFTRTIGSAFRERN; encoded by the coding sequence ATGACCAGCTCCTCTGATTCAGCATCAACCGATCAAACCCCAAACCAGGACTCAGCGCTCGCCACAACAGGGTCCAATGGAACTCCGGGCTCGTGGCTGACGAAACTCCCAGGCTTTGAGCAATCCGATCTCAATGCTCTGGTGGGGCGGCAAAGGCTGTCGCAGGCCCTTGATCTTGAACAAAAACCAGACAATCGCTACCTGCGCCTCAGCCTTTACTTGCTGGGGGGCGCTGCAATTCTGTTCGTGCCCCTGGCAGCGTTGACACCGATCACCCAGGTGGTGGAGGCCTCCGGGGAGGTGGTGCCCCAGGGGTCGGTGAATGTGGTTCAGCACCTTGAGGGTGGAATCGTGGCGAAAGTGAATGTGCTCGATGGCGAGGAGGTCAAAAAAGGCCAGGTGTTGCTGGAACTCAATCCCCAGCTGGTGGGCAGTGCCTACGACGCCTCCGAACAGGAGCTGGAAAATCTGATCATCCAGCAGAAGCAGCTGCAAGCTGCGATCGAGGGCAAAAAGGAGCTTGAGATTGCCGATGCATCAGGAACGAATGAGCGTGTGGAGAACTCCCAGCAGGAGTTGCTGACGAGCCGCATGGACAACACGGCCGATCAGATCGCTGCGTCAGAAGCGTCGGTGCAGGAGAAGAAGGCTGAAGTGAATGGGCTGAATGAGCAGATCAAGCTGCAGCGCGAAGAAGTGGCGATGTGGACTGAACTGTTGTTTTCTGGTGCCTCCTCAAGGCTGCAGTTAGTCACAGCGGAAGGAAAACTGGCCGAGATGGTGGGGGCGCGCAATGAAGCCCGAAAGGCACTGCTTCAAGCCCAGGCCAACCTCAGGGGGCTGAAGTCAGGCCTGACCTTCGAAAACAACTCGAAAATTGCTGAGTTGGTGGGAGAAGAGGCTGTGATCAGCGAAAACATCAAGCAAATTCGCGATCGGCTGGAACGTACCAAAATCGTGTCTCCGGTGGATGGTGTGATCAGTGATCTGCGCTACAAGGCCCCAGGAGCTGTGGTCGCCCCAGGGGCTGTGGTGCTTCAGGTGGTTCCGAATCAAGGCAAGAAAATTGTTGAGCTACGTGTTCCCTCCAAAGACATCGGCTTTGTGAGCACAGGGCAGGACGTGGATGTGAATCTGTTGCCTTTTGATTCGAGCACCTATGGAACAGTGCCGGGCAAGGTGAGTGCCATCGCCGGCACCACGGTGCAGGATCCCACGACAGGCGGTTACTACTACGCAACGCGGGTGAAACTCGAAGAACAGAATATAAAAGTTGGAAATAAAAAATTACCCATTCAAGCGGGAATGCCACTAGTGGGGGATATCAAAGGTGAAAAGCGCAGCCTGCTGCAGTACATCATTCAGCCCTTCACCCGCACCATCGGTTCCGCGTTCCGCGAGAGAAACTGA
- a CDS encoding DUF5801 repeats-in-toxin domain-containing protein, which translates to MEFEFDAQAQSLETSNQLSVGSGSEENYQSAGQSPTPAGFKGVPLNDYLGFSESFTQLPPPAFDVLISGADPVLVPATLGGADLPAADLALAPEGALVFVPEALAAAIDNGVAFEDEDPAVQAALEDLDVDVDPAVAPAADADPTPTPEPTPDPDPVPLRIEAEDFGTLLTFDGGINGNFVGTQSREDSDGSPLISKVDFSNNFSIGGAAPGAIQDVNYSIDFAQGFNNGDQLTLTSGGSPVFLIFDATNNSYFGSLDPNDTSSNSQNVVFEVSVGARDGIVIVEQFKPIDHTNGIDNTLSNAATNLDLMLLENGALILSATVTETSISGDVQTATAFFDLGGNIQFADDGPLETTAVTADLTGLDLLTGDGGLPGGNDTALPASDNADGIDVAQLFINAVTPDYGADNPGSQSASSFQFASSTTGLTTGNTTGVDTGLTLSDGTTIVYAYLSADGQTLTGSTDANGSITPANTAFTIQIDGATGEVSQTQLQALAQSNILKDGSGLANVDGEYSNDRVDLADGGLNLSITADVTTTDADGDVVTNDSVTSADVASAFVFGDDGPISSTVSNPTAVLRALADSLILDETRPVGDDRADTANGENAENPPGTDTASADLAGVFTDANSATAGLQVDYGADGPGSVAYALTLTQTSSQSGDILSGIYALDPTDTETTVDGYGQGEQLILVEGSTLTGGDVGTIYGVLPAATDAADSYFTIANTGTSVTFSQQKNVWHNDTNNFDEGGPTANSGRLIVTNGSLGLQQTVTDADGDFASSTADLSGSTSTDGFSVFSIQDDGPILSIDADENSLGVAITYDGNTTKNGNYQFDSGNGIDIPATPGNSDTATLAAANVQAVFSTTSDPGTDGGSLGTPTYQLVFDVNNIGKQVNDLSGTAGTGWTSDGTNVVWSEIDSGTKYAGVLEGSSTKVFQIKINTNNGKVTVRQFRNLDHTTAAGASDGPESAQPYSDDNLTLADSQLSVQQSITLTDGDGDTTTATADFDLGGNIQFGDDGPGNPTLVVSGTEPIALTFDGGLSPAGNFVGAELAGDTNASPVIAEVDFSSAFTPGNLSDYGADGPGSASTVSYALALTGPTDSGLTSGGTAITLSESGGVITGSAGGNTAFTLAVNSTTGVVTLTQSLAIDHPLPQTYNGAYISSPEDLASLADGLIQLNASATATTDSDGDSSSTATASLDLGGNIQFGDDGPGNPTLVVSGTEPIALTFDGGLSPAGNFVGAELAGDTNASPVIAEVDFSSAFTPGNLSDYGADGPGSASTVSYALALTGPTDSGLTSGGTAITLSESGGVITGSAGGNTAFTLAVNSTTGVVTLTQSLAIDHPLPQTYNGAYISSPEDLASLADGLIQLNASATATTDSDGDSSSTATASLDLGGNIQFGDDGPEIDAGIFTASQQLQFNVVVGDDRGDNQIDGTPNFNYSDFSRIALNFDSIYANQTITIDLDVEISGSWNYDGVGDSSGNVFANFFDDNWSIFIPDNPIQEAAWRLNGGPGSSATADEIFFYNANAGATGYPQDEPFYDNLATQGITYAPPSNVNTNFTFSHTAQVTGTLDSNGDFEFWVGGETTQKSEIATIEGISNVQLTGPQLPGAVLIQVENINATYANQNLASWNFGADGINALAGYDIEFITQGYTGVISQGATAQNVELTISKAGSAVAVLNLNSDVTANDSLQIIATGQQEDIEFNLKVKDGDDDIDSIEFDIELGTANANTIPANTQLYRDEFENSNSSWSSQGGIINNNGELEIRSGNSREATKTFEFGQDNAGKQVEVSFDAETQTNWETFGGQNDRFRVRANGSTVLQPAGNNNQQFNFQATLNTNGELQVEIHVLTSSNSETLRIDNFTIVSLEEFVETSFLAILPNVNPISIDLNSDGKINYLSRGEGQSFEDVETNVVSNIAWVAPDDGLLVIDADQSGTINQTKEFAFTEWSDQAKTDLEAVAEVFDTNQDGVLSEQDEQFANFAVWQDLNSDAKTDEGELLTLSELGIESIDLTYRESSQERSDADGDVTVLGQANINYEDGSVGLAEDTTFARTVLEEDQSSNNNQSDQLGTESTARGEASGIALTAELVDQYLETSPVEDETAAEADASSTASTSELVDQYLETNPVGNEIAAEVEQDLMSMESESDSLGDEMEGEESTLNERGTEEVSEDDLDLEVEMIEISMDDSFETISPDVGEDYSSAAV; encoded by the coding sequence ATGGAATTCGAATTCGACGCCCAAGCCCAAAGTCTGGAAACGTCAAACCAGCTGTCTGTCGGTTCGGGTTCGGAAGAGAATTATCAAAGTGCTGGCCAAAGCCCAACTCCCGCTGGTTTCAAAGGGGTTCCCCTGAACGACTACCTGGGATTTTCAGAAAGTTTTACACAACTACCCCCACCAGCTTTTGATGTGCTCATCAGCGGGGCTGATCCAGTTCTGGTACCCGCCACATTGGGAGGAGCGGATCTGCCGGCGGCAGACCTGGCACTGGCCCCAGAGGGTGCGCTGGTTTTCGTGCCGGAAGCGCTGGCAGCGGCCATCGATAACGGTGTTGCGTTCGAAGACGAAGACCCAGCCGTTCAAGCGGCTCTTGAAGACCTGGACGTGGATGTCGATCCTGCAGTGGCTCCTGCAGCCGACGCCGATCCAACACCAACTCCCGAACCAACTCCTGATCCAGATCCCGTCCCCCTCAGGATTGAAGCTGAAGATTTCGGAACGCTCTTAACGTTTGACGGTGGAATCAACGGGAATTTTGTTGGCACGCAATCACGGGAAGATTCGGATGGCAGCCCACTCATTTCCAAAGTCGACTTCTCAAACAACTTCAGTATCGGTGGTGCCGCTCCTGGTGCAATACAAGACGTTAACTACAGCATTGATTTTGCGCAGGGTTTCAACAACGGCGATCAACTAACGCTCACAAGTGGCGGCTCACCGGTCTTCCTGATTTTCGACGCAACAAATAACAGCTATTTCGGTTCGCTTGATCCAAACGATACAAGCAGTAATTCTCAAAATGTTGTCTTCGAAGTCAGCGTTGGAGCAAGAGACGGCATCGTCATTGTTGAACAGTTCAAGCCCATTGATCACACCAATGGCATCGATAACACCCTGAGCAATGCAGCAACGAATTTAGATTTAATGCTGCTTGAGAATGGAGCCCTCATCCTCAGCGCGACGGTTACAGAAACATCAATAAGCGGTGATGTCCAAACAGCGACTGCATTCTTTGATCTCGGCGGGAACATTCAATTCGCCGACGATGGTCCGCTCGAAACCACAGCCGTCACCGCAGACCTCACCGGACTCGATCTGCTCACCGGTGATGGTGGGCTGCCCGGCGGCAACGACACCGCTCTACCCGCTTCCGATAACGCCGATGGCATTGATGTCGCTCAGCTGTTCATCAACGCCGTCACTCCCGACTACGGCGCTGATAATCCTGGTTCGCAATCTGCCTCCAGCTTCCAGTTCGCCTCCTCCACAACCGGTCTCACCACAGGCAACACCACTGGCGTCGATACAGGGTTGACCCTCTCCGATGGCACCACCATCGTCTATGCCTACCTGTCTGCCGACGGGCAGACCCTTACCGGCAGCACAGATGCCAACGGTTCGATCACACCGGCAAACACTGCCTTCACCATCCAGATTGATGGAGCCACAGGCGAGGTCTCACAAACTCAGCTCCAGGCACTTGCGCAGTCGAACATTCTTAAAGACGGCTCAGGTCTGGCCAACGTCGACGGTGAATATTCCAATGATCGCGTGGACCTCGCTGATGGTGGTCTGAATCTCTCCATCACCGCCGACGTCACCACCACCGATGCTGACGGTGACGTCGTCACCAATGACTCCGTCACCTCCGCTGATGTCGCCAGCGCCTTCGTGTTCGGGGATGACGGTCCAATCTCCAGCACCGTCTCCAATCCCACTGCTGTTCTGAGAGCCCTCGCTGACAGCCTCATCCTCGACGAAACCAGGCCCGTCGGAGACGATCGAGCAGACACCGCCAACGGCGAAAACGCAGAAAATCCCCCGGGCACTGATACCGCCTCGGCAGATCTCGCCGGCGTCTTCACCGATGCGAACTCCGCAACCGCTGGGCTTCAGGTCGACTACGGCGCCGATGGTCCAGGCTCTGTCGCCTACGCACTGACGCTCACACAGACATCCTCACAATCCGGGGACATCCTCTCCGGCATCTATGCACTCGATCCCACAGATACGGAAACCACTGTCGATGGCTACGGACAAGGCGAGCAGCTGATCCTCGTTGAAGGCTCCACCCTCACGGGCGGAGACGTCGGAACCATCTATGGCGTCCTCCCTGCCGCAACGGACGCAGCCGACAGCTACTTCACCATCGCCAATACAGGCACCAGCGTCACCTTCAGCCAGCAGAAAAACGTCTGGCACAACGACACCAACAATTTTGATGAGGGCGGTCCCACCGCCAACAGCGGACGTCTCATCGTCACCAATGGCTCCCTCGGACTGCAACAGACCGTCACGGATGCCGATGGTGATTTCGCCTCGAGCACAGCTGATCTCAGTGGCTCCACCAGCACAGACGGCTTCTCAGTCTTCTCCATCCAGGACGATGGGCCAATTCTCTCTATCGACGCTGACGAGAACTCGCTTGGCGTCGCCATCACCTACGACGGAAACACCACCAAAAACGGCAACTATCAATTTGATAGTGGGAACGGAATTGATATACCTGCGACCCCGGGCAACTCTGACACCGCAACACTGGCCGCCGCAAACGTCCAGGCTGTCTTCTCCACCACCTCAGATCCTGGGACCGATGGCGGCTCACTAGGTACACCCACTTACCAGCTGGTCTTCGATGTCAACAACATCGGAAAACAGGTCAACGATCTCTCCGGCACCGCCGGAACCGGTTGGACCAGCGATGGCACCAACGTCGTTTGGAGCGAAATCGATTCAGGCACAAAATACGCAGGAGTCCTCGAGGGATCGAGCACCAAGGTCTTCCAAATCAAAATCAATACAAACAACGGCAAAGTTACTGTCAGACAATTTAGAAATCTCGATCACACCACTGCTGCTGGTGCTTCTGATGGGCCTGAGTCCGCTCAGCCCTACAGCGATGACAATCTGACCCTCGCCGACAGCCAACTCAGCGTTCAGCAGTCCATCACTCTCACCGATGGCGACGGTGATACAACCACCGCCACTGCTGACTTTGATCTCGGCGGCAACATCCAATTCGGTGATGACGGCCCCGGCAATCCCACCTTGGTGGTCTCCGGCACCGAACCCATCGCCTTGACCTTCGACGGTGGCCTCTCCCCCGCCGGCAATTTCGTCGGCGCGGAGCTCGCGGGTGACACCAACGCATCTCCTGTCATTGCGGAAGTTGATTTCTCCTCCGCCTTCACCCCAGGCAACCTCTCTGATTACGGCGCCGATGGCCCTGGCTCCGCAAGCACCGTCTCCTATGCACTCGCTCTCACAGGTCCGACCGACTCTGGTCTCACCAGTGGCGGCACCGCCATCACCCTCTCCGAATCCGGCGGTGTAATCACAGGTTCCGCGGGCGGCAATACCGCGTTCACCCTCGCCGTTAATTCCACGACGGGCGTGGTCACCTTGACCCAATCCCTCGCGATTGATCACCCACTCCCACAGACCTACAACGGCGCCTACATCTCATCCCCAGAAGACCTCGCTTCGCTCGCCGACGGCCTGATCCAACTCAACGCCTCCGCCACAGCCACCACCGATTCCGACGGCGATTCCTCCTCCACAGCCACAGCCTCTCTCGATCTCGGCGGCAACATCCAATTCGGTGATGACGGCCCCGGCAATCCCACCTTGGTGGTCTCCGGCACCGAACCCATCGCCTTGACCTTCGACGGTGGCCTCTCCCCCGCCGGCAATTTCGTCGGCGCGGAGCTCGCGGGTGACACCAACGCATCTCCTGTCATTGCGGAAGTTGATTTCTCCTCCGCCTTCACCCCAGGCAACCTCTCTGATTACGGCGCCGATGGCCCTGGCTCCGCAAGCACCGTCTCCTATGCACTCGCTCTCACAGGTCCGACCGACTCTGGTCTCACCAGTGGCGGCACCGCCATCACCCTCTCCGAATCCGGCGGTGTAATCACAGGTTCCGCGGGCGGCAATACCGCGTTCACCCTCGCCGTTAATTCCACGACGGGCGTGGTCACCTTGACCCAATCCCTCGCGATTGATCACCCACTCCCACAGACCTACAACGGCGCCTACATCTCATCCCCAGAAGACCTCGCTTCGCTCGCCGACGGCCTGATCCAACTCAACGCCTCCGCCACAGCCACCACCGATTCCGACGGCGATTCCTCCTCCACAGCCACAGCCTCTCTCGATCTCGGCGGCAACATCCAATTCGGTGATGACGGCCCAGAGATCGATGCAGGGATATTTACAGCAAGCCAGCAACTGCAATTCAATGTAGTTGTTGGAGACGATAGAGGAGACAATCAAATCGACGGAACACCCAATTTCAACTACAGTGATTTCAGCAGAATTGCACTAAACTTTGATTCCATATACGCCAACCAGACAATAACTATTGACCTAGATGTAGAGATCAGCGGATCCTGGAATTATGACGGCGTTGGGGATAGCAGTGGCAATGTGTTTGCAAACTTCTTCGATGACAATTGGTCCATTTTCATACCAGACAACCCAATACAGGAAGCGGCTTGGCGCTTAAATGGCGGGCCTGGATCAAGCGCAACAGCCGATGAGATCTTCTTTTATAACGCTAACGCAGGAGCAACAGGATACCCTCAAGACGAGCCGTTTTACGATAATTTAGCGACCCAAGGAATTACCTATGCCCCGCCAAGCAATGTCAATACAAATTTCACCTTTAGCCATACAGCACAGGTAACAGGAACCCTGGACTCCAACGGAGACTTTGAATTCTGGGTTGGCGGCGAAACAACTCAAAAAAGTGAAATTGCAACAATCGAAGGCATTAGCAATGTGCAACTTACGGGCCCACAACTGCCTGGGGCGGTGCTAATCCAAGTTGAAAACATAAACGCAACATATGCTAATCAAAACCTAGCTTCATGGAACTTCGGCGCTGATGGCATAAACGCCCTGGCCGGCTATGACATTGAGTTTATAACCCAAGGATATACAGGTGTAATATCCCAGGGGGCGACTGCACAAAACGTTGAACTGACAATTTCTAAAGCAGGAAGCGCAGTTGCCGTCCTGAATCTCAATTCAGACGTTACCGCGAATGATTCTCTGCAGATCATAGCGACGGGTCAACAAGAAGATATTGAGTTCAATCTAAAAGTAAAAGATGGCGACGATGACATTGACTCAATTGAATTCGATATCGAGCTGGGCACTGCAAACGCAAACACTATCCCCGCTAATACGCAACTATATCGAGATGAGTTTGAGAACAGCAATAGCAGCTGGTCATCACAGGGCGGTATTATCAACAATAACGGTGAACTCGAAATAAGAAGTGGGAACTCCCGCGAAGCAACCAAAACCTTTGAATTTGGCCAAGACAATGCAGGCAAACAAGTCGAAGTAAGTTTTGACGCAGAAACTCAAACTAACTGGGAAACATTCGGCGGCCAAAATGACAGATTCAGAGTCCGTGCCAACGGATCGACCGTTCTCCAGCCTGCCGGAAACAACAACCAACAATTTAATTTTCAAGCTACGCTTAACACAAATGGTGAACTTCAAGTAGAAATTCACGTTCTCACAAGCTCCAATAGCGAAACATTGAGGATTGATAACTTCACGATTGTTTCACTCGAAGAATTCGTAGAAACGAGTTTCTTAGCTATCCTTCCCAATGTGAATCCAATCAGCATAGATTTGAACAGCGACGGCAAGATTAACTACCTATCTCGTGGAGAAGGTCAAAGTTTTGAAGATGTTGAAACGAATGTAGTGAGCAATATCGCCTGGGTTGCTCCTGATGATGGATTACTGGTGATTGATGCAGATCAATCTGGAACGATCAATCAGACCAAAGAATTTGCTTTCACCGAATGGAGTGATCAGGCCAAAACTGATCTTGAAGCGGTCGCTGAGGTATTCGACACCAATCAAGATGGTGTATTGAGTGAGCAAGACGAACAATTCGCCAACTTTGCAGTCTGGCAAGACTTGAATTCTGACGCAAAGACTGATGAGGGGGAACTCCTCACACTTTCAGAGCTAGGCATTGAAAGCATCGATTTAACATACAGGGAATCCAGTCAAGAACGTAGCGATGCCGATGGCGATGTCACGGTGTTAGGCCAGGCGAACATCAACTATGAGGACGGCTCGGTGGGTTTGGCAGAGGATACAACCTTTGCCAGAACAGTACTGGAAGAGGATCAATCATCAAACAACAATCAAAGTGATCAATTGGGGACAGAGTCAACTGCGAGGGGTGAAGCATCAGGCATTGCATTAACAGCCGAGCTAGTTGACCAATACCTGGAAACAAGCCCTGTGGAGGATGAGACAGCTGCCGAGGCTGACGCATCCAGCACTGCCTCAACTTCAGAGTTAGTTGACCAGTACTTGGAAACTAATCCTGTGGGGAATGAGATAGCTGCCGAGGTTGAACAGGATCTGATGTCCATGGAATCCGAATCGGATTCATTGGGAGATGAGATGGAAGGGGAAGAATCCACATTGAATGAACGCGGAACTGAAGAAGTCAGCGAAGACGATCTCGACCTTGAGGTTGAAATGATTGAAATTTCAATGGACGATAGCTTTGAGACAATTTCACCTGATGTTGGGGAAGACTATTCCTCCGCCGCTGTTTGA
- a CDS encoding ATP-binding cassette domain-containing protein, with product MTINPQQQAKPLARTQLVRDLTLTAEAPMAFCVRLLLQQLAWTGRQERLFELFGNDPRGMDAVDARNLMLRLGYTSTQETLQSWRQLETHNLPALYVDPEQQAYVLIRGDEEDVIAANTDGRLELNTLRAGGNLILFQEASTADRSSMLQKVLYRFRNRLTLLYAISFVMALLALVVPFYIRAVYNLVIPSESGFTGTGLYIGVVLLFFADWLLRQWRSRELASLAARIDALIGLRLVEKTLELDSNQVSVLGPRNFQNQQRNLDALLVYLQGPLALALLDFPFVVIYLAAIYLIAGPLVLIPMVLMAITAVLVLVLGRFYNIATEMNLSSELGVAQAQQELVRRFLEVKQSNLEWVWLQRLRGLSAQSTTSSLLVNRQLGRLQVIVSTAAQLAGVLTLAAGVWIAYSDPSNTAVLGTLIAAMFFVWRVFTPFQQLMNAMVRFDTMRKQFTRLNQFLKLRQTSRPKSADESQRLFGAVLLDSAASRLGRDNALVLTRTSLAIDPGQILAITGKAGCGKSASLRVIDQIYPLTSGTLLFDGRDHRQFSTDLIQNNIAFVMETTELLPGTILSNLQAMNPDATLKKVREILAELKILDYLESLPEGLSTSLDEAVVYQLPQGVLRLLSLAQALIKDTPILLIDDLSQGLSPDQFQTFIDVLPTFRKSHFSGKLRSVLIATDNKLLLEKVDQICILDKGVTSFQGTAEDLRQRLQQRTP from the coding sequence ATGACGATCAACCCTCAGCAACAGGCGAAACCGCTCGCGCGCACCCAACTGGTGCGGGATCTCACCCTCACAGCTGAGGCCCCGATGGCCTTCTGTGTTCGGTTGCTGCTGCAACAACTGGCCTGGACGGGCCGACAAGAGCGGCTGTTTGAGCTCTTCGGAAACGATCCTCGCGGCATGGATGCGGTCGATGCCCGCAATCTGATGCTGCGGCTGGGATACACAAGCACCCAGGAGACTCTTCAAAGCTGGCGACAGCTGGAAACCCACAACCTGCCGGCGCTCTACGTCGATCCTGAGCAGCAGGCCTACGTGCTGATCCGCGGCGATGAGGAAGACGTCATCGCAGCGAACACCGATGGCCGTCTTGAGCTGAACACACTCAGGGCAGGCGGCAATCTGATCCTGTTCCAGGAAGCATCCACCGCCGATCGCAGCTCGATGCTGCAGAAGGTGCTTTATCGGTTCCGCAACCGGCTCACGCTCCTCTACGCCATCAGTTTCGTGATGGCGCTGCTGGCCCTGGTGGTGCCCTTTTACATCCGGGCCGTCTACAACCTGGTGATTCCAAGTGAAAGTGGATTTACGGGCACCGGGCTGTACATCGGTGTGGTGTTGCTGTTCTTCGCCGACTGGTTGCTGAGGCAATGGCGGAGCCGAGAACTCGCAAGCCTGGCAGCACGCATCGACGCCCTCATCGGGCTGCGGTTGGTCGAGAAAACCCTGGAACTGGACTCCAACCAGGTGTCCGTCCTGGGTCCCCGAAATTTCCAGAACCAACAACGCAATCTTGATGCCCTGCTGGTGTATCTGCAGGGACCCTTGGCGCTGGCACTGCTGGATTTCCCCTTTGTTGTGATCTACCTCGCGGCGATCTATCTGATTGCAGGGCCGCTGGTGCTGATTCCGATGGTGTTGATGGCCATCACCGCAGTGCTCGTGCTGGTGCTGGGACGTTTTTACAACATCGCCACCGAGATGAATCTCTCCAGTGAACTCGGGGTGGCCCAGGCTCAGCAAGAGCTGGTGAGGCGATTCCTCGAAGTCAAGCAGTCGAACCTGGAATGGGTCTGGCTTCAGCGACTGCGCGGTCTGTCGGCCCAGAGCACCACCAGCTCCCTGCTTGTCAATCGTCAACTGGGTCGTCTTCAGGTGATTGTGAGTACGGCAGCCCAGCTGGCTGGGGTGCTCACCCTGGCAGCTGGGGTGTGGATCGCCTACTCGGACCCATCGAACACTGCGGTGCTCGGAACGCTGATCGCCGCGATGTTTTTCGTGTGGAGGGTGTTCACGCCCTTCCAACAGTTGATGAATGCCATGGTGCGGTTCGACACGATGCGCAAACAGTTCACGAGGCTGAATCAGTTCCTCAAGCTGCGGCAGACATCCCGGCCCAAATCCGCCGATGAATCGCAACGTCTCTTCGGAGCGGTGCTGCTCGATTCAGCTGCGAGCCGTCTTGGCCGTGACAATGCCCTGGTGCTGACCCGCACATCACTCGCCATTGACCCAGGCCAGATCCTGGCGATCACCGGCAAGGCGGGCTGCGGCAAAAGCGCTTCGCTTCGGGTGATCGATCAGATCTATCCACTCACCAGCGGCACACTCCTCTTCGACGGCCGTGATCACCGGCAATTCAGCACCGACCTCATCCAGAACAACATCGCCTTTGTGATGGAGACCACGGAACTTCTGCCGGGCACCATCCTCTCCAATCTTCAGGCCATGAACCCGGATGCAACCCTCAAGAAGGTGCGCGAGATCCTGGCTGAGTTGAAGATTCTGGATTATCTGGAGTCGTTGCCCGAAGGGTTGTCCACGTCCCTCGATGAAGCCGTGGTTTATCAGCTTCCGCAGGGTGTTCTGCGTCTTTTATCCCTGGCCCAGGCGCTGATCAAAGACACCCCAATTCTGCTGATCGATGATCTGAGCCAGGGGCTGTCGCCGGATCAGTTCCAAACCTTCATTGATGTTCTGCCCACATTCCGTAAGTCTCATTTTTCGGGCAAGTTGCGCAGCGTTCTGATCGCCACTGACAACAAGTTGTTGCTCGAAAAAGTGGATCAGATCTGCATTCTTGATAAAGGAGTCACCAGTTTCCAAGGCACGGCTGAGGATCTTCGTCAACGCCTGCAGCAAAGAACCCCGTAG